In one Fusobacteriaceae bacterium genomic region, the following are encoded:
- a CDS encoding MFS transporter: MNENMKSVEQWPTAGESNLNRRLWFLLAGFVIMLFAGSIYAWSVLKQPFSREFGWSAGDLGLNFTVLMCCFCIGGVIGSLIQKKLGFHWTVIGSALLAGIGYFMVSRLRSGGVVSLYIAYGGLCGLGIGAVYSLVISCVIGWFPDHRAGASGVLMMGFGASSLLVGSAARILFSSIGWRSFFGYLAASTAGVIAICAIIIRPVSISAGKNTVDSAQGDELSVSETLKKASFWLFYVFSILIACVGNSVISFAKDFSVFSGAPESFAVALAGMLAVSNGFGRILSGILYDKLGKKKTLPLAATICVIANGICLWSAWTRNMALNSLGLILVGISYGFMPPLTSGFIAQTYGKKNFATNFSIVNTMLLFASSMATVTGKILDRSGSYPMVFTLLLASSLLGLLTSFFINKIGDK; the protein is encoded by the coding sequence ATGAACGAAAATATGAAATCGGTAGAACAATGGCCAACTGCCGGTGAATCCAATCTCAACAGGCGTCTGTGGTTTCTTTTGGCGGGCTTTGTGATTATGCTGTTCGCAGGATCAATTTACGCTTGGTCGGTTCTAAAGCAGCCGTTCTCAAGGGAATTCGGTTGGAGTGCGGGAGATCTTGGCCTTAATTTTACAGTTTTGATGTGCTGTTTCTGTATCGGAGGCGTAATCGGCAGTCTCATCCAGAAAAAGCTGGGTTTTCACTGGACAGTGATCGGATCAGCCTTGCTCGCCGGAATCGGATACTTCATGGTCTCACGTTTGCGAAGCGGAGGTGTTGTTTCACTTTATATCGCCTATGGGGGACTGTGCGGGCTAGGCATCGGCGCCGTATACAGTCTAGTGATTTCCTGTGTGATCGGATGGTTTCCGGATCACAGAGCGGGCGCTTCCGGCGTTTTGATGATGGGATTTGGCGCGAGTAGCCTGCTCGTCGGTTCCGCAGCCAGAATACTCTTCTCTTCGATTGGTTGGCGATCCTTTTTCGGATATCTTGCCGCTTCGACCGCAGGTGTTATCGCCATTTGTGCAATTATCATCCGGCCGGTTTCAATCAGCGCCGGAAAGAATACCGTTGATTCAGCGCAAGGCGACGAACTCAGCGTGTCAGAAACACTCAAAAAAGCCTCATTTTGGTTGTTTTATGTGTTCTCTATTCTGATTGCCTGCGTCGGGAACAGTGTTATCAGCTTCGCCAAAGACTTTTCGGTTTTTTCAGGCGCTCCGGAGAGTTTTGCGGTGGCGCTTGCCGGGATGTTGGCTGTTAGCAATGGATTCGGTCGCATTCTTTCGGGCATTTTGTACGATAAGCTCGGCAAGAAGAAAACATTGCCGCTTGCCGCTACAATTTGCGTAATCGCGAACGGGATTTGCCTTTGGTCAGCCTGGACAAGAAATATGGCGCTCAATTCCCTGGGGCTGATTCTTGTGGGAATTTCCTATGGATTTATGCCGCCCCTCACGAGCGGGTTCATTGCGCAAACATACGGCAAGAAAAATTTTGCGACCAATTTCAGTATTGTCAACACAATGCTCTTATTTGCGTCATCAATGGCTACTGTGACCGGTAAAATACTCGACAGAAGCGGTAGCTATCCGATGGTGTTTACTCTTTTACTGGCTTCTTCTTTGCTGGGTTTGCTAACAAGTTTTTTCATCAACAAAATAGGCGATAAATAA
- a CDS encoding CoA transferase has protein sequence MSECKRALEGIKVVELATFIAGPCCARFLSDLGAEVIKVEAPAGDPLRYTAVNEGRPFGDQEDTSFCLENTGKKCITLNTKSEKGRKILEDLISQSDVFITNWRQPALKRAGLDYDTLKKKYPKLVMGLVSGYGEKGPDKDLPGFDYTAFFARAGIMGAMYDTDSSPMLPVAGFGDHQVSLYLASGILAALYRARETGKGDQVIASLFHAGVWDVALYLQCNQYGDVSTQWPISRRGFANQFQVAHKTKDGKWVQFGMTRYDFYYPIFMEALGRQDLLNDERFFPQTNLQSHLDEFYDLLHDEVGKRTLEEVENLMKKADLPYAVCQTWNQLLNDKQAWEADILTKVEFPNGNKRTMVRPPVSFTETELPPYERARFLGEDTRTVLSAMGYSTEQVEAMIAAGDVTDCKRIG, from the coding sequence ATGAGTGAGTGTAAACGTGCATTGGAAGGAATCAAAGTAGTAGAATTGGCGACATTTATTGCAGGCCCCTGCTGTGCAAGATTTTTATCGGACCTAGGAGCGGAAGTTATAAAAGTGGAGGCGCCGGCGGGCGACCCGCTTCGGTATACTGCGGTTAATGAAGGGCGCCCATTTGGTGATCAGGAAGATACGTCCTTTTGTCTGGAAAATACCGGAAAAAAATGCATCACGCTGAATACAAAATCAGAAAAGGGCAGAAAAATTCTGGAGGATCTGATCAGCCAAAGCGATGTGTTTATCACAAACTGGCGTCAACCAGCGTTGAAGAGAGCGGGATTGGACTACGATACACTGAAGAAAAAATATCCCAAGTTGGTCATGGGTTTGGTCAGCGGATATGGTGAAAAAGGACCGGACAAAGATTTGCCTGGTTTCGACTACACCGCATTCTTTGCCCGCGCAGGGATTATGGGGGCCATGTATGATACTGATTCTTCTCCCATGTTGCCTGTAGCCGGATTTGGCGATCATCAGGTTTCGTTGTATCTGGCCAGCGGAATATTGGCGGCATTGTATCGAGCAAGAGAGACCGGAAAAGGCGATCAGGTCATCGCCAGTCTCTTTCATGCCGGCGTATGGGACGTGGCGCTTTACCTGCAATGCAATCAGTATGGAGATGTTTCCACGCAATGGCCGATCAGCAGAAGGGGCTTCGCGAATCAATTTCAGGTGGCGCATAAGACAAAGGATGGAAAATGGGTGCAATTCGGCATGACGAGATATGATTTCTATTATCCGATCTTTATGGAAGCATTGGGCAGACAGGATTTGTTAAACGATGAGCGCTTTTTCCCGCAGACCAATTTGCAGAGCCATTTGGATGAATTTTATGATCTCCTTCACGACGAAGTCGGGAAGAGAACCCTTGAGGAAGTGGAGAATCTCATGAAAAAGGCGGATCTGCCCTACGCCGTTTGTCAGACCTGGAATCAGCTGTTGAATGACAAACAGGCATGGGAAGCGGATATTCTGACAAAAGTAGAATTCCCGAACGGGAACAAAAGGACGATGGTCAGACCTCCCGTCTCTTTTACGGAAACAGAATTGCCTCCGTATGAGCGGGCAAGATTCTTGGGTGAAGATACCAGAACTGTGCTGAGCGCCATGGGTTACAGCACTGAGCAGGTCGAAGCCATGATCGCCGCAGGAGATGTCACGGATTGTAAGAGAATCGGATAA